The DNA sequence CGCGGCACCCACCGCCGGACTTCATTTCACTCCGGAACTGCTGGAGGCTATCCGAGGCCGCGGCGCGGAGACCGCCTTTCTGACCCTTCATGTGGGGCTCGGCACGTTCCGACCGGTCAAGGTCGAAGTGATCACCGAGCATTTGATGCACAGCGAATACTATTCCATCGATGAGCTGACCGCTCAGCGGATCGAAGCTGCGCGGACCGCGGGTCGGCGTATTATCAGTGTCGGCACAACCACAACGCGGACCCTTGAAACCGTCATGCGCGACCGGGGTCGAATCGAAGCCTGCTCGGGCTGGACGGATATCTTCATCTATCCCGGATTTGAGTTCCGGATTGTGGACAGTCTCATTACCAATTTCCATCTGCCGGAATCCACGTTGATTATGCTGGTCAGTGCGCTGCTTGGCTATGACCATACCATGGAGGCCTATCGCGAGGCTGTCCAGGAACGCTACCGTTTTTTCAGTTTCGGAGATTCCATGTTCATCCGGAGCAGCCGATTTAAAGAGGGACCAAATCATGACAGGCAAGCATAAATATACTTTACTCAAAAAAGAGGGAAAAGCCCGCCGCGGACGCTTCGAAACCGTGCACGGCACCATCGAGACTCCGGTATTTATGAATGTCGGAACTCAGGCGGCCATCAAAGGCGCTGTGGATGCGCAGGACCTGAAAGCGATCAACTGTCAGGTGGAGCTGTCCAACACCTACCATCTGCATGTTCGGCCCGGAGATGAACTGATCCGGGACCTGGGCGGACTGCACCGCTTCATGAACTGGGACCGGCCGATTCTGACTGACTCAGGCGGGTTCCAGGTGTTTTCCCTGGCCCAGATGCGCAAGATCAAGGAAGAGGGAGTGACCTTCAAGAGCCATGTAGATGGCCGGACCATATTCATGGGACCGGAAGAATCTATGCAGATTCAGAGCAATCTGGCATCGACCATCGCCATGGCATTTGACGAGTGCGTCGAAAATCCCGCTCCCAGGGAATACGTCGAGGCTTCCGTAGAGCGGACCACCCGCTGGCTGAAGCGCTGCATGGCAAAACTGGAAGAGCTGAATCAGGCGGAAGGGACCATCAATCCCGACCAGCTGCTGTTCGGCATTAATCAGGGCGGGGTCTTTGATGACCTGAGAATCGCCCATGCCAAGGAAATCTCGAAACTGGACCTGCCGGGCTATGCCATTGGTGGTCTGGCTGTCGGGGAATCCCATGAAGAGATGTACCGGATTCTGGATGCGGTGGTACCTCATTTACCCGAAGACAAGCCCATCTACCTGATGGGCGTCGGACTGCCGGAGAATATTCTGGAAGCCGTTGAACGGGGTGTTGATTTCTTTGACTGCGTCCTTCCGGCACGCAACGGCCGCCATGGCCACGTCTTTACCGCTCATGGCAGAATCAACTTGGGCAATCAGCGCTTTGAGCGGGATCAGCGCCCCATTGATCCAGGCTGTGGCTGTCCGGCCTGCCAGAATTACTCCAGAGCGTATATCCGGCATCTGTTCAAGGCCAAGGAAATGCTGGCCATGCGACTGTGCGTGCTGCATAACCTCTGGTTTTACAATGATATGATGGCGAAAATCCGCCGCCATATCGAAGAGGGCACTTTTGCCGAGTATAAGGCCGCTCAGCTGGCGCAGTGGAAGCAGCCCGAGCCCCACTGATTTCGATGGACCGACCGGCCATGAACTGACAACTCCGGAATCAAACTTGTGTTGAAATAAGAATGGCAATCCATGGCGGGAACGAGTATAATTAAACGCATAAAAACCAATTTTGCCGGATCCCGGTTTCGCGGTGCGGTGAAATACAAAAAGGAGGATGAATAGATGTTTTTTTTAGCAGCCGGGGGTGACCTCGGGAGCATGCTGGTGTCTTTATTGCCGCTGCTCGGAATGTTCGCCATCATGTATTTTCTGATCCTGAAACCGGAAAAGAAGCGCAAGGAAACGTATCGTCAGATGCTGACCCAGCTTTCGGTCAATGATGAGATCATTACCAAGGGCGGAGTCATCGGCAAGATCATCAAGCTGGAAGATGACTATATGGTTGTCGAAACTGGTCCTGACCGCGTCAGACTGCGCATGGTCCGTGACGCGATTTTCTCGAAAGTCGAAAAAACTGAGCCAACCGTGAAAGTGGAGCGCTCCTAATCCGTTCCTTCCAGTTGATTTGCGATTTGGAATCAGATAAAATAATCATGAAGGAAATGTAAACAATCGAATATAAAAAAATGGGGGTTATACTATGAAACGTATCAAAACTGTCAACGCTAAAAATCTCAAGAAGAGCCTTTCAAAACCGGGATGCAAGGAATGTGCAAACTCCTGCCAGTCCGCCTGTAAAACATCCTGCACTGTTGCTAACTTAGCTTGCGAAAACTAAAATTCGGTGGAAACAGGGCAACTAAACAAGTTGCCCTTTCATTTTGAGGAGGCCTGAATGGCACTGATACATAAATTTGTAAACGACAACGAGCGCTATGTGCTCGATGTAAATTCAGGATCGGTCCACCTGGTGGATGAGTTCATCTACGATATGCTGGATGAAAATGCTCTGGAAAGCCTGGAAGACCTGAAAAAACGCCTGAGCACGGCAGATCCGGTCGAACTGGAAGAAGCCTATGGCGAGATCCTGGAACTGAAAAACGAAGGGATGCTATATACAGAAGATCTCTATGAAGAGATCGCTCAGACAGATGATGGTCCGGATTATGTGAAGGCACTGTGCCTGAATGTCATTCATGACTGCAATCTGCGCTGCAAATACTGCTTTGCCGATGAAGGAGAATATCACGGCAAGCGCGAGGTGATGTCCGCTGAAATTGGCAAAAAGGCCATCGATTTTGTGATCGAAGCTTCCGGACCGCGCCATAACATCGAAGTGGACCTGTTCGGCGGCGAGCCGCTTATGGCATTCCGGCAGATCAAGGAAATTGTTGATTATGCCAGACTGCGGGAGCTTGAAACCGGAAAGAATATCCGCTTTACCATGACCACCAACGCCACCCTGCTCAATGAAGAAAACATGGCGTATCTTGACAAGAACATGGGCAATCTGGTTCTGTCAATTGACGGCCGGCCCGAAGTCAATGACAAGGTCCGAATTCGGTTTGACGGCAAGGGTTCTTTTCAGCAGATCATGCCAAAGATCAAGACCATGGTCGAGCAGCGGGACCCATCCAAGCAATACTATGTCCGCGGGACGTTTACCCGGGAAAATCTGGACTTTTACAATGATTACAAGTTCCTGAAGGACGAAGGCTTCGATGAAATTTCCATCGAACCCGTGGTTCTGCCCAATGACCATCCGCTGTCCCTGCGCTGGGAAGATGTTCCAAAGATCAAGGAACAGTATGATCTGCTGTATCACGATTTATTAGAATCGCATCGCAAAGGGGAGAAGGTCAAATTCTACCACTTCAACATTGACCTTTCCGGCGGGCCGTGTGTTTACAAACGGATTTCCGGATGCGGCGCCGGGTTTGAATATGTCGCAGTGACACCTTCCGGTGACATTTATCCCTGCCACCAGTTCGTCGGAAACCCGGAGTATCTCATGGGCAATCTGACGGATGGCATCAAGCGTCAGGATCTGGTGGATAAATTCCGCAAAGCACACATTTATAATAAACCTGTCTGTCGGGACTGCTGGGCACGCTTTTACTGCTCCGGCGGCTGCCAGGCCAATAACATTAATTTCACGGGAGACATTAATCAGCCCTATGAACTGGGCTGCGAACTGCAGAAAAAACGGATCGAGTCGGCCATTGCATTGAAATCTAAAATATTGGAAGAGGAACAGGTGGATAACTAAATGAACAAGAAAGGTAAACCATCAGCACTAATTGCTTTGATCGTAATCGCCGTCATCACGGGGTTACTTAGTTTTTCCGGTCTTTTCGGACTGAAATTCGGAGATTACCGGGTTAAGACCTTCGGCGAGCAGATCGTCAAGGGTCTGGATCTTCAGGGTGGTACTTCCGTACTACTCGAAGTTCAGGCACCGAACCTGGATGCTGCCGGCCTGGACCGCGTCCGCTCCCTCATCAACCTGCGTGTTGACGCCACCGGTGCGGTTGATCCGACGATCACCACCGAAGGCACTAATCGGATCCGGGTCGATATCCCCGGAAAATACCAGTCCGCCAACATCGTGGAACAGCTGAGCAAGACCGGTGTCCTGACCTTTAAGGATGCCGACGGCAAAGTCGTTCTCGAAGGCAAGGATATTCAGGAAGCTACTCCCGGATACGACGATCTGGGAAGAATTGTGGTCAACCTGAAGATGAAAGACTCGGGCGTTCAGAAATTCGCGGATGCCACGACCGCCAATGTCGGAAAATCCATCTCCATCAATATGGATGATGAAATGCTGTCCAATCCTGTGGTCAATGAAGCCATCAAGAACGGACAGGCGTCCATCACCGGCCAGTTTACGGAAGATGAAGCCAAAATGCTGGCTGCCATGATTAACAATGGCGCACTCCCTTACCCGGTGAAAACCCTGTCGGTACAGGAAGTCGGCGCAACACTCGGATCCTCCGTACTGCCCAACGTCAAGCTGGCAGGTATTCTGGGAATCGCCGCGATCTTCCTGATCATGGTCTGGTTCTACCGCGTACCTGGTATTCTGGCCTCTCTGGCACTTGTCATTTTCTGTCTGGGGTTGATCCTGGTAACAGCCGGGCTTAAAATCTCGATGTCCCTGGCCGGTATCGCCGGTTTCCTGCTGTCGATCGGAATGGCAGTTGACGCCAACGTCCTGATTTTCGAACGCATCAAGGAAGAACTTCAGTCCGGACTTGACATCAAGCGTTCCATCGCCCTTGGTTTCCGCCATGCCATGAGCTCCATTCTGGATGCCAACATCACCACCCTGATTTCCGGCTTCATCCTGTTCTATTTTGGAGCGGGCTCTGTCAGAGGCTTTGCCCTCAACCTGGTCATCGGTGTGCTGCTATCCATGTTCACTGCAATCATTGTGACCCGCTTCCTGATGGTTCTGGCTTATTCTGCCGGACTGCTCAAAACCAAGGCAGCCTTCGGCTTTAAGGAAAAGGAAACAACCTTCCGCTTCCCGTTCTATAAAAACCGCAAAATCTTTTTCATCGCTTCGGCGGTGGTCATCGGCCTCGGTCTGGTCATCGGAATTGTCCGGGGACCGAATGTCGGCATCGACTTTGCCGGCGGAACCCAGGTTACACTGAATTTCCCCGCTGCCGTCAATAAGGTGGAAGTTGATGAAATTCTGAAGAAATATGATAATTCCATGATTACTCAGGTCATCAACTCAAACAAGCTGGAAGCCAGAAGCCAAAAGCTGACTACCGAAACCTTCAACGACGCCATCAAGGAACTTGAGACCAAATATAAGCCTGGAACCGGGTTTGTGGAATCCATTAATGAAATCGGAGCCACCATCGGTTCTGAGCAGAGCGGCAAAGCCATTCTGGCCTCCGTCCTGTCAGTTCTCGCCATTCTAGCCTATGTTGCAGTCCGGTTTAACTTCACCCTGGGAGTCGGGGCCATCGTAGCCTTAATCCATGACGTGCTGTTTACGCTGGCCATGTACTTCCTGTTCCGGATTCCAATTAACTCGCCCTTTATCGCCGCAATTCTGACCATCATCGGTTATTCCATTAATGATACGGTCGTTATCTTTGACCGGATCCGTGAAAATCTGGCGCTGAAAGGCTCCCGCCACCTGGATGAGGTGACGGATGAATCCATCAGCCAGACTATGGTAAGAACCATTAACACGAGTCTGACGGTTATTGTTGTCCTGCTTATGGTCTTCTTCTTTGTTCCGCAGATCCGTGAGTTCACACTCCCGCTGCTTCTTGGAACACTCTCCGGTGTCTACTCCACCGTCTTCATTGCTTCTCCGATCTATGTCATGCTGGAGAAGAAACTGAAGGGCAAGGGAGAAACCAAGGTCGTTCAGCCGGCCGCATCCGTCAAATCGGCTAAGGTTGTTCAGACTGAGACTGGCGCTGCAGAACCTGTCGCTGCAGTTAAAGTCAAGGCCGCCAAACCGGACGTGCGCTACTCCAACCGCTATGCCAAAAAGAAGACAAACCATCCGACAGAATTAAAAGTCGGTGAATCACTCCATGAGGTTGCGCCGGAAGAAGTGATAAAGCGCGAGATTCCTTTGGCCGATGACTTCAAGTTCAGCTCAGCCAGCGCTGAGTCGTTGAAGAAAATCGAATTTGACGAGGATGAGTATTAAAACCGCATAGAATAAAAT is a window from the Clostridiaceae bacterium HFYG-1003 genome containing:
- the scfB gene encoding thioether cross-link-forming SCIFF peptide maturase, yielding MALIHKFVNDNERYVLDVNSGSVHLVDEFIYDMLDENALESLEDLKKRLSTADPVELEEAYGEILELKNEGMLYTEDLYEEIAQTDDGPDYVKALCLNVIHDCNLRCKYCFADEGEYHGKREVMSAEIGKKAIDFVIEASGPRHNIEVDLFGGEPLMAFRQIKEIVDYARLRELETGKNIRFTMTTNATLLNEENMAYLDKNMGNLVLSIDGRPEVNDKVRIRFDGKGSFQQIMPKIKTMVEQRDPSKQYYVRGTFTRENLDFYNDYKFLKDEGFDEISIEPVVLPNDHPLSLRWEDVPKIKEQYDLLYHDLLESHRKGEKVKFYHFNIDLSGGPCVYKRISGCGAGFEYVAVTPSGDIYPCHQFVGNPEYLMGNLTDGIKRQDLVDKFRKAHIYNKPVCRDCWARFYCSGGCQANNINFTGDINQPYELGCELQKKRIESAIALKSKILEEEQVDN
- the yajC gene encoding preprotein translocase subunit YajC, coding for MFFLAAGGDLGSMLVSLLPLLGMFAIMYFLILKPEKKRKETYRQMLTQLSVNDEIITKGGVIGKIIKLEDDYMVVETGPDRVRLRMVRDAIFSKVEKTEPTVKVERS
- the secD gene encoding protein translocase subunit SecD, which codes for MNKKGKPSALIALIVIAVITGLLSFSGLFGLKFGDYRVKTFGEQIVKGLDLQGGTSVLLEVQAPNLDAAGLDRVRSLINLRVDATGAVDPTITTEGTNRIRVDIPGKYQSANIVEQLSKTGVLTFKDADGKVVLEGKDIQEATPGYDDLGRIVVNLKMKDSGVQKFADATTANVGKSISINMDDEMLSNPVVNEAIKNGQASITGQFTEDEAKMLAAMINNGALPYPVKTLSVQEVGATLGSSVLPNVKLAGILGIAAIFLIMVWFYRVPGILASLALVIFCLGLILVTAGLKISMSLAGIAGFLLSIGMAVDANVLIFERIKEELQSGLDIKRSIALGFRHAMSSILDANITTLISGFILFYFGAGSVRGFALNLVIGVLLSMFTAIIVTRFLMVLAYSAGLLKTKAAFGFKEKETTFRFPFYKNRKIFFIASAVVIGLGLVIGIVRGPNVGIDFAGGTQVTLNFPAAVNKVEVDEILKKYDNSMITQVINSNKLEARSQKLTTETFNDAIKELETKYKPGTGFVESINEIGATIGSEQSGKAILASVLSVLAILAYVAVRFNFTLGVGAIVALIHDVLFTLAMYFLFRIPINSPFIAAILTIIGYSINDTVVIFDRIRENLALKGSRHLDEVTDESISQTMVRTINTSLTVIVVLLMVFFFVPQIREFTLPLLLGTLSGVYSTVFIASPIYVMLEKKLKGKGETKVVQPAASVKSAKVVQTETGAAEPVAAVKVKAAKPDVRYSNRYAKKKTNHPTELKVGESLHEVAPEEVIKREIPLADDFKFSSASAESLKKIEFDEDEY
- the scfA gene encoding six-cysteine ranthipeptide SCIFF yields the protein MKRIKTVNAKNLKKSLSKPGCKECANSCQSACKTSCTVANLACEN
- the tgt gene encoding tRNA guanosine(34) transglycosylase Tgt — translated: MTGKHKYTLLKKEGKARRGRFETVHGTIETPVFMNVGTQAAIKGAVDAQDLKAINCQVELSNTYHLHVRPGDELIRDLGGLHRFMNWDRPILTDSGGFQVFSLAQMRKIKEEGVTFKSHVDGRTIFMGPEESMQIQSNLASTIAMAFDECVENPAPREYVEASVERTTRWLKRCMAKLEELNQAEGTINPDQLLFGINQGGVFDDLRIAHAKEISKLDLPGYAIGGLAVGESHEEMYRILDAVVPHLPEDKPIYLMGVGLPENILEAVERGVDFFDCVLPARNGRHGHVFTAHGRINLGNQRFERDQRPIDPGCGCPACQNYSRAYIRHLFKAKEMLAMRLCVLHNLWFYNDMMAKIRRHIEEGTFAEYKAAQLAQWKQPEPH
- the queA gene encoding tRNA preQ1(34) S-adenosylmethionine ribosyltransferase-isomerase QueA; the encoded protein is MKVSDFNYELPPELIAQHPLAQRDQSRLMVIDQATGGITHRVFRDLIEYIEPGDLLVLNDTRVLPARLLGVREGTGGQVELLLLRRIDLNTWETLAKPGKSARPGRFFCFGDGRLRAEILEVREDGNRIVRFHYEGVFEKVLDDLGEMPLPPYIHEKLEDRERYQTVYSRAEGSAAAPTAGLHFTPELLEAIRGRGAETAFLTLHVGLGTFRPVKVEVITEHLMHSEYYSIDELTAQRIEAARTAGRRIISVGTTTTRTLETVMRDRGRIEACSGWTDIFIYPGFEFRIVDSLITNFHLPESTLIMLVSALLGYDHTMEAYREAVQERYRFFSFGDSMFIRSSRFKEGPNHDRQA